A single window of Malus sylvestris chromosome 5, drMalSylv7.2, whole genome shotgun sequence DNA harbors:
- the LOC126622528 gene encoding secreted RxLR effector protein 161-like → MAKCSSGELPIGKGDKLSKEQCPKNELEKETMKDKPYASFVGSLMYAHIFTRLNLAFGMSVLGRFQSNPVEAHRVIAKKVLWYLRMTRDYMLVYNCVQNMEMIAYTYSDMAGCVDDRKSRSGYMFILAGGAISWKSTKQKATASSTMEAEFISYYTASKQAICIKNMMKCLRVIDYIEKPLKVYCDNKAAVFFSKNKRCRLIDIKYLQVKDEVKSGMVEIEHIGTTLMIADPLTKALPVGVFKRHVFNMGVQEPFDSINE, encoded by the coding sequence ATGGCAAAGTGTTCTAGTGGAGAGCTGCCAATTGGAAAAGGGGATAAATTGAGCAAAGAGCAATGTCCCAAGAATGAACTTGAGAAGGAGACCATGAAAGATAAACCATATGCATCGTTTGTGGGCAGTTTGATGTATGCTCATATTTTTACAAGGCTAAACTTGGCATTTGGAATGAGTGTGCTAGGTaggtttcaatcaaatcctGTTGAAGCTCATAGGGTTATAGCAAAGAAAGTATTATGGTACTTGAGAATGACTAGAGATTACATGCTTGTGTACAATTGTGTCCAAAACATGGAAATGATTGCTTACACATATTCAGATATGGCAGGGTGCGTGGATGATAGAAAATCAAGAAGTGgttatatgtttatattggcTGGTGGTGCAATCTCATGGAAGAGTACAAAACAAAAGGCCACTGCTTCTTCTACAATGGAGGCAGAATTCATTAGCTATTACACTGCAAGTAAACAGGCCATTTGTATCAAGAATATGATGAAATGTCTGCGAGTGATAGATTATATAGAAAAACCTTTGAAGGTGTACTGTGATAACAAGGCTGCAGTTTTCTTCTCAAAGAATAAGCGTTGCAGACTAATAGATATAAAATATTTGCAAGTGAAGGATGAAGTGAAAAGTGGAATGGTGGAAATTGAGCACATTGGCACAACTCTTATGATAGCTGACCCTTTGACAAAGGCTTTACCAGTGGGTGTGTTCAAGAGGCATGTGTTCAATATGGGAGTTCAAGAACCATTTGATTCAATTAATGAGTAA
- the LOC126620888 gene encoding beta-glucosidase 13-like codes for MAMTLQSLLLGVLLLTGFAAADSKTCAVIPSRYSSASLNRSSFPSGFVFGSASASYQYEGAWDEGGKGPSIWDNFTHQYPEKIIDGSNGDVADDQYHRYKEDVKIMKDMGLDAYRFSISWSRLLPNGKLSGGVNKEGVQYYNNLINELLNKGVTPYATIFHWDLPQALEEEYGGFLNRQIVNHFRDYAELCFKLFGDRVKHWITLNEPYTFITFGYASGELAPGRCSAWQNSNCTGGDSATEPYIVAHHFLLAHAHAVKVYKTKYQASQEGVIGITLATNWFVPVSNATRHRNAANRSLDFMFGWFMEPLTSGQYPHSMQVLVKERLPKFTQEESKLIKGSFDFVGMNYYTTHYSSDQPHNNSANASFLTDARVFESTELNGVPIGPPAASSWLVVYPKGIREILLYAKHKYNNPLIYITENGLDEFDDPTLSLPQSLNDTHRIDYHYHHLDYLRKAINDGVNVKGYFAWSLLDNFEWASGYTLRFGFVYIDYNDGLKRHPKLSASWFKCFLG; via the exons atggcAATGACGTTACAGTCACTGCTGTTGGGTGTGCTACTACTAACTGGCTTTGCAGCGGCAGATAGTAAAACTTGTGCTGTTATACCTAGTCGTTATAGCAGTGCTTCCCTGAACAGAAGCAGTTTTCCATCAGGCTTTGTATTTGGTTCAGCTTCAGCATCTTACCAA TATGAAGGCGCATGGGATGAAGGTGGTAAAGGACCAAGCATATGGGATAACTTCACCCACCAGTATCCAG AAAAAATCATTGATGGAAGCAATGGGGACGTGGCTGATGATCAATACCACCGCTATAAG GAAGATGTAAAGATTATGAAGGATATGGGATTGGATGCTTATAGGTTCTCTATCTCATGGTCCAGATTGTTACCAA aTGGAAAGCTAAGTGGGGGTGTGAACAAGGAAGGAGTACAATACTACAACAATCTCATCAATGAACTCCTAAACAAAG GTGTAACACCATATGCGACAATCTTTCATTGGGATCTTCCTCAAGCTTTAGAAGAAGAATATGGTGGTTTCTTAAACCGTCAAATTGT CAATCATTTTCGAGACTACGCAGAACTTTGCTTTAAGTTATTTGGCGATCGGGTAAAGCATTGGATCACACTAAATGAGCCATATACTTTTATTACTTTTGGCTATGCATCAGGAGAATTAGCACCCGGGCGATGTTCTGCTTGGCAGAACTCAAACTGCACCGGCGGTGATTCGGCTACCGAACCCTATATAGTAGCACACCACTTCCTCCTCGCTCATGCACATGCTGTTAAAGTGTACAAGACTAAATATCAG GCATCTCAAGAAGGTGTGATAGGAATAACATTAGCGACAAATTGGTTTGTGCCGGTTTCTAACGCAACGCGTCATCGGAATGCTGCAAATCGATCTTTGGATTTTATGTTTGGATG GTTTATGGAGCCATTGACAAGCGGCCAATATCCGCACAGTATGCAAGTTCTTGTTAAAGAAAGATTACCTAAATTTACACAAGAAGAATCCAAGTTAATAAAAGGGtcatttgattttgttggaATGAATTATTATACTACTCACTATTCAAGCGATCAACCTCATAATAATTCTGCAAATGCAAGCTTCCTGACCGATGCTCGCGTTTTTGAATCAA CCGAGCTTAATGGAGTCCCCATTGGTCCTCCG GCTGCTTCAAGCTGGCTAGTTGTTTATCCAAAAGGCATTCGAGAGATTTTACTCTACGCAAAGCACAAATATAATAATCCGCTCATTTACATTACTGAGAACG GCCTTGACGAGTTCGATGACCCCACATTGTCACTTCCGCAATCCCTCAATGATACCCACAGAATTGATTACCACTACCACCACCTCGACTATCTTCGAAAAGCAATCAA TGATGGTGTAAATGTGAAGGGATACTTTGCATGGTCATTGCTGGACAATTTTGAATGGGCTTCTGGATACACCTTACGATTTGGTTTCGTCTATATAGATTACAATGATGGACTTAAGAGGCACCCAAAACTCTCAGCAAGCTGGTTCAAATGTTTCCTTGGATAA